From a region of the Synechococcus sp. PCC 7502 genome:
- the dnaK gene encoding molecular chaperone DnaK yields MAKVVGIDLGTTNSVVAVMEGGKPTVIANAEGFRTTPSVVAYAKNGDRLVGQIAKRQAVMNTDNTFYSVKRFIGRKYDEITGESTQVAYKVLNQGGSVKIDAPAAGKQFAPEEISAQVLRKLIDDASKYLGEQVTQAVVTVPAYFNDSQRQATKDAGKIAGVEVLRIINEPTAAALAYGLDSKANETILVFDLGGGTFDVSVLEVGDGVFEVMSTSGDTHLGGDDFDKKIVDWLANQFQASEGIDLRKDKQALQRLTEAAEKAKIELSSVSQTEINLPFITATQDGPKHLDVGLTRAKFEELCSDLIDRCRIPVENALRDAKIDKSKLDEVVLVGGSTRIPAVQELVKKVIGKEPNQGVNPDEVVAVGAAIQAGVLAGEVKDILLLDVTPLSLGVETLGGVMTKIIPRNTTIPTKKSETFSTAVDGQSNVEIHVLQGEREMATDNKSLGTFRLDGIPAAPRGVPQIEVTFDIDANGILAVKAKDKGTGKEQSITITGASTLPDSEVERMVKEAERNSTEDKLKREKVEAKNQADSLAYQAEKQIADLGDKVPAGDKTKIEGLIKDLKAAITSENHDQIKTLTEELKQALYALSTSVYQQGASAPTDGGDDTTKDAASGDDSVIDADFTESK; encoded by the coding sequence ATGGCAAAAGTAGTTGGAATTGACTTGGGTACGACAAACTCAGTTGTTGCCGTGATGGAAGGCGGCAAGCCTACGGTAATTGCAAACGCCGAGGGCTTCCGTACCACCCCTTCTGTAGTTGCCTACGCTAAAAATGGCGATCGCCTTGTGGGGCAAATTGCCAAGCGTCAAGCAGTAATGAACACAGATAACACTTTCTATTCTGTAAAAAGATTTATCGGCAGAAAGTATGACGAAATCACTGGAGAATCCACCCAAGTTGCCTATAAAGTTCTAAATCAAGGTGGCAGCGTTAAGATTGATGCTCCTGCAGCAGGAAAGCAGTTTGCCCCTGAAGAAATCTCTGCTCAAGTATTGCGTAAACTGATTGATGATGCCAGTAAATATTTAGGTGAACAAGTTACTCAAGCTGTTGTAACTGTCCCTGCTTATTTCAATGACTCTCAACGTCAAGCCACCAAAGATGCGGGTAAAATTGCTGGGGTTGAAGTTCTACGGATTATCAACGAACCTACTGCTGCTGCTCTAGCATACGGATTAGATAGCAAAGCAAATGAAACTATCTTAGTATTTGACCTTGGTGGTGGTACCTTTGACGTTTCCGTTTTAGAAGTTGGTGACGGCGTATTTGAAGTAATGTCCACCAGTGGTGATACCCACTTAGGTGGTGACGACTTTGATAAGAAGATTGTAGATTGGTTAGCTAATCAGTTCCAAGCAAGTGAAGGTATTGATTTACGTAAAGATAAGCAGGCTCTGCAGCGCTTAACCGAAGCTGCGGAAAAAGCAAAAATTGAGCTATCCAGTGTTAGCCAAACTGAAATCAACTTACCCTTCATCACGGCTACCCAAGATGGACCTAAGCACTTAGATGTAGGTCTAACCCGTGCTAAGTTTGAAGAACTCTGCTCTGATTTAATTGATCGCTGCCGTATTCCAGTGGAAAATGCCCTACGGGATGCCAAGATTGATAAATCTAAGCTAGATGAAGTAGTTTTGGTTGGTGGTTCCACTCGGATTCCTGCTGTCCAAGAACTAGTGAAGAAAGTAATTGGTAAAGAGCCGAACCAAGGTGTAAACCCTGATGAAGTTGTGGCTGTAGGTGCTGCGATTCAAGCAGGTGTTCTAGCTGGAGAAGTTAAAGATATTCTCTTACTTGATGTTACACCTCTGTCCTTGGGTGTCGAAACCCTTGGGGGTGTGATGACCAAGATTATTCCACGGAATACCACTATTCCTACTAAGAAATCGGAAACCTTCTCTACTGCTGTAGATGGACAAAGCAATGTGGAAATCCACGTGCTGCAAGGTGAAAGAGAAATGGCAACTGACAACAAGAGTTTAGGAACCTTCCGTTTAGATGGTATTCCTGCTGCTCCCCGTGGTGTACCACAAATTGAAGTTACCTTCGATATTGATGCTAACGGTATTCTTGCTGTAAAGGCTAAGGACAAAGGTACAGGTAAAGAACAATCGATCACCATTACTGGAGCTTCGACCTTGCCCGATAGCGAAGTTGAACGCATGGTCAAAGAAGCAGAGCGTAATTCTACCGAAGATAAGCTCAAGCGGGAAAAAGTTGAGGCTAAGAACCAAGCTGATTCCCTTGCTTACCAAGCTGAGAAGCAAATTGCTGACTTGGGTGACAAAGTGCCTGCCGGCGACAAAACTAAAATTGAAGGCTTAATTAAGGACTTGAAGGCTGCTATTACCAGTGAAAATCATGATCAAATCAAGACCTTAACTGAAGAACTGAAGCAAGCTCTCTATGCCCTAAGTACTTCTGTGTATCAGCAAGGTGCCAGTGCTCCAACCGATGGAGGCGATGATACTACTAAGGATGCAGCCAGTGGTGATGACTCAGTAATTGATGCTGATTTCACTGAGTCTAAATAG
- a CDS encoding metallophosphoesterase gives MKTSFKFAIASDLHIALPQTIWHHPSRFHLVEYSIPAFEVVLEQIAKLDIDFLLLPGDLTQHGEPENHAWLVQRLSKLPYPVYVIPGNHDVPRPETMGEFAPMYQAFGYTDKSQLYYTKQILPKVWLIGLNSNNFNSYGDQVGEIDPEQINWLEATLENIPSDELILVTVHHNVVEHLPQQKTNPLGRRYMLSNADRLCELLHKFGVKLVFTGHLHVQDIAKSDRYDLYDITTGSLVSYPHPYRVLTYTDGSLQVESYVVKSIPECQDLQQFSREWMGDRAVPFVMRLLTDPPLCNDSIAALEMAKDLRYFWADIAGGDADFRFPQFALKSRNYFEAFSDRPPADNNTVLELR, from the coding sequence ATGAAAACCAGCTTTAAATTTGCGATCGCTTCCGATCTCCATATTGCTCTGCCCCAAACAATTTGGCATCATCCTTCACGTTTTCACTTGGTTGAATATAGTATTCCTGCCTTTGAGGTGGTCTTAGAGCAAATTGCTAAGCTAGATATTGATTTTTTATTACTACCCGGTGATCTGACTCAGCATGGCGAACCAGAAAATCATGCTTGGTTAGTACAGAGGTTATCAAAGCTCCCTTATCCTGTGTATGTAATTCCGGGTAACCATGATGTACCTAGACCTGAAACCATGGGTGAGTTTGCTCCTATGTATCAGGCTTTCGGCTACACAGACAAATCACAACTTTACTATACCAAGCAGATTTTACCCAAGGTGTGGCTAATTGGGCTGAATTCCAATAATTTTAATTCCTATGGGGATCAAGTTGGCGAGATTGATCCAGAGCAGATCAACTGGCTAGAAGCAACTTTAGAGAATATTCCTAGCGATGAATTAATTTTAGTTACGGTGCATCATAATGTGGTGGAGCATTTACCCCAACAAAAAACTAATCCCCTAGGCAGACGCTATATGCTTAGTAATGCCGATCGCCTGTGTGAATTGCTGCATAAATTTGGGGTGAAGTTAGTATTTACGGGACATTTACATGTACAAGATATTGCTAAAAGCGATCGCTATGATCTCTACGACATTACTACAGGCTCACTCGTCAGCTACCCCCATCCCTATCGAGTCTTAACCTACACCGATGGTAGTTTGCAGGTGGAATCCTACGTTGTTAAATCCATACCTGAATGCCAAGACTTACAGCAGTTTTCACGGGAATGGATGGGCGATCGGGCTGTTCCTTTTGTAATGCGTCTGCTTACCGATCCACCTCTTTGTAATGATTCCATTGCTGCTCTGGAAATGGCGAAGGATTTACGTTACTTTTGGGCTGATATAGCAGGTGGTGATGCCGACTTTAGGTTTCCCCAATTTGCCTTAAAATCTCGGAATTACTTTGAAGCTTTTAGCGATCGCCCACCCGCCGATAATAATACAGTTTTGGAACTTAGGTAA